The Alphaproteobacteria bacterium SS10 genome includes a region encoding these proteins:
- a CDS encoding ABC transporter permease produces MSSITADTALNSAKPSARRFRPFQFLKGRLTWIEPLILPLLIAGIWEGAAKWGWIDALLLPPPSAVAEEIAYLWHNQDLDLHIQATVWRVAVGFAAGAIVATILGAITGYAERAFRAIDPTIQALRSIPSIAWVPLFILWFGIFEAPKVLLIAVGAFFPIYLGLSTAIHGADRKLVEVGRVYRLSAAAMITRILLPSSLPAYLTGLRNGLALGWMFVVAAEFMGASEGLGFLLIDGQMTGRAQTIIASIFLFACLGKASDWLLAGLSKPLLSWQDDFQSTRA; encoded by the coding sequence ATGAGCTCGATCACAGCAGATACAGCGCTAAACAGCGCCAAGCCGAGTGCACGCCGGTTCCGCCCATTTCAGTTTCTGAAAGGCCGCCTGACCTGGATTGAGCCGCTGATCCTTCCACTGTTGATCGCGGGTATCTGGGAGGGGGCCGCAAAGTGGGGTTGGATTGACGCCCTACTGCTGCCGCCACCAAGCGCCGTCGCCGAAGAGATTGCCTATCTCTGGCATAACCAAGACCTCGATTTACACATTCAAGCGACCGTTTGGCGGGTCGCTGTTGGCTTTGCCGCTGGTGCCATTGTCGCGACCATTCTGGGCGCCATCACTGGCTATGCTGAGCGCGCGTTCCGGGCCATCGACCCGACCATTCAAGCGCTGCGCTCCATCCCATCCATTGCGTGGGTGCCACTGTTCATCCTGTGGTTTGGCATCTTTGAAGCACCAAAGGTTCTGTTGATCGCCGTCGGCGCCTTCTTCCCGATCTATCTCGGCCTCTCCACCGCTATTCATGGCGCTGATCGTAAGCTGGTTGAAGTTGGCCGTGTCTACCGCCTGTCAGCCGCGGCGATGATCACCCGCATCCTGCTGCCAAGCTCACTGCCCGCCTACCTAACCGGCCTTCGTAATGGCCTGGCCCTAGGCTGGATGTTTGTCGTTGCCGCCGAATTTATGGGCGCCAGCGAGGGGCTCGGGTTTCTGCTAATCGACGGTCAGATGACCGGCCGGGCCCAAACAATCATCGCCTCAATCTTCCTTTTCGCCTGCCTTGGAAAAGCCTCAGATTGGCTACTTGCCGGCCTCTCAAAGCCCCTTTTGAGCTGGCAGGATGACTTCCAATCAACGCGCGCATAA
- a CDS encoding ABC transporter ATP-binding protein yields MSLVISSVNRHFDLDKGRQVQALKGIDLAVGQGDFVCLLGGSGCGKSTLLRLIAGLDQPNSGSLTLNGTPIDQPRDEVGIVFQEPRLLPWQRVSANVGFGLKGVEKGAKKERIQGILDEVGLGDKGKSWPRQLSGGQAQRAAIARALVQAPELLLLDEPFSAVDALTRADLHELLLGLWREHGFTTIMVTHDIDEALALADRIVVMGANPGRLVGEVLVSQRRPRNPSAPGQQQLRRTILDMLAQGKARQPDPSTRENQDDEQIRRVA; encoded by the coding sequence ATGAGCCTCGTTATCTCCTCTGTGAACCGACATTTCGATCTGGATAAGGGCCGCCAGGTCCAGGCCCTCAAAGGCATCGACCTTGCTGTTGGCCAGGGTGACTTCGTTTGCCTGCTCGGCGGTAGTGGCTGCGGTAAGAGTACACTGCTGCGCCTCATCGCCGGGTTGGACCAGCCGAACAGTGGCAGCCTTACCCTGAATGGCACCCCCATCGACCAACCACGTGACGAGGTTGGCATCGTCTTCCAAGAGCCACGCCTGCTACCATGGCAACGGGTCTCCGCCAATGTGGGCTTTGGCCTTAAGGGTGTTGAGAAGGGGGCCAAGAAGGAACGCATTCAAGGGATCCTGGATGAAGTTGGCCTTGGCGATAAGGGTAAGTCGTGGCCACGCCAACTCTCCGGCGGTCAGGCACAGCGTGCCGCCATCGCGCGCGCGTTGGTTCAGGCCCCAGAACTTCTATTGCTGGATGAGCCGTTCTCCGCGGTTGATGCCCTCACCCGCGCCGATCTGCACGAGCTACTGCTCGGCCTATGGCGGGAGCATGGCTTCACCACCATCATGGTGACCCACGACATTGATGAAGCCTTGGCCCTTGCCGACCGTATCGTTGTGATGGGTGCCAATCCTGGCCGCCTGGTCGGTGAAGTGCTGGTAAGTCAGCGCCGCCCACGCAATCCAAGTGCCCCGGGGCAGCAGCAGCTGCGCCGAACCATTCTAGACATGCTGGCCCAAGGCAAAGCCCGCCAGCCCGACCCCTCAACGAGAGAGAACCAAGATGACGAACAAATCCGACGCGTTGCGTGA
- a CDS encoding OsmC family protein, whose translation MTNKSDALRELQAPLKAQYREDPDSAVITLKADGELESDKIVCKVDTGKALVEAGLHPATGGDGLSACSGDMLLEALVACAGVTLKAVATALDIQVRSGQVKAEGDLDFRGTLGVDREAAVGFRDIRLTFELDTDADDEQVATLLKLTERYCVVLQTLQAGLTIDSKIKVAA comes from the coding sequence ATGACGAACAAATCCGACGCGTTGCGTGAGCTTCAGGCACCCTTAAAAGCGCAATACCGTGAAGATCCGGATAGCGCGGTTATCACCCTGAAAGCTGATGGAGAGCTAGAGAGTGACAAGATCGTCTGTAAGGTCGATACGGGTAAAGCGCTGGTCGAAGCTGGCCTCCACCCCGCAACCGGTGGTGACGGGCTCTCCGCTTGCTCCGGTGACATGCTGTTGGAAGCCCTCGTCGCCTGCGCCGGCGTTACCCTTAAAGCGGTTGCCACGGCACTCGATATCCAGGTCCGTTCCGGCCAGGTGAAGGCCGAGGGCGACCTCGATTTCCGTGGCACCCTCGGTGTCGATCGGGAAGCTGCAGTCGGCTTCCGCGATATTCGCCTAACCTTTGAGTTGGACACAGACGCCGATGATGAGCAGGTGGCAACCCTGCTCAAACTCACCGAGCGCTATTGCGTGGTGCTTCAGACCCTGCAAGCGGGCCTGACCATCGACAGCAAGATCAAGGTCGCTGCTTAA
- a CDS encoding branched-chain amino acid aminotransferase, whose amino-acid sequence MSIIPFDDRDGHIWINGTVVPWRDTKLHVLSHALHYGSSVFEGERVYGGEIFKLREHTERLIYSASTLDMKIPYTADEIDAACKAVIEEAGIVDGYVRPVAWRGTEMMAISAQQTKINLAIAAWEWPSYFDPAARMKGIKLKTADWRRPAPECAPVHAKAAGLYMICTLSKHAAESEGFHDALMLDYRGQVAEATGANIFFLMPDGKLHTPTPDCFLDGITRQTVIDIAKHRGIDIVERAIMPNEISQAKEVFICGTAAEVTPVGQIDEMTFTPGSVCQLLIDDYTALVNKSPTGDVSVLANTSSEQAKQAELA is encoded by the coding sequence ATGTCAATAATTCCGTTCGATGACCGTGATGGTCATATCTGGATCAACGGCACCGTGGTGCCTTGGCGTGATACCAAGCTGCATGTGCTCTCACACGCCCTCCATTATGGCAGTTCCGTCTTCGAAGGCGAACGGGTTTACGGCGGTGAGATCTTTAAACTGCGTGAGCATACCGAGCGCCTGATCTATTCCGCCTCCACCTTGGACATGAAGATCCCTTATACGGCCGATGAAATCGATGCCGCTTGTAAGGCCGTGATTGAAGAGGCCGGCATTGTTGATGGTTATGTCCGTCCTGTCGCTTGGCGCGGCACGGAGATGATGGCCATCTCGGCCCAGCAGACCAAAATCAACCTCGCCATCGCGGCCTGGGAATGGCCCAGCTATTTTGATCCAGCCGCCCGCATGAAAGGCATTAAGCTGAAGACCGCCGATTGGCGTCGTCCGGCCCCGGAATGTGCGCCAGTCCATGCGAAGGCTGCGGGCCTCTATATGATTTGTACCCTCTCCAAGCACGCCGCTGAGAGTGAAGGTTTTCACGACGCCCTAATGCTCGACTATCGTGGGCAGGTGGCTGAGGCGACCGGCGCTAACATCTTTTTCCTGATGCCTGATGGAAAGCTGCACACGCCGACGCCCGACTGCTTCCTCGATGGCATCACCCGCCAAACCGTGATCGATATTGCGAAGCATCGTGGGATCGACATCGTTGAGCGGGCGATCATGCCGAACGAGATTAGCCAGGCGAAAGAGGTGTTCATCTGTGGCACCGCCGCTGAAGTCACGCCGGTTGGTCAGATCGATGAGATGACCTTCACGCCAGGATCGGTTTGTCAGCTGTTGATCGACGACTACACCGCACTGGTGAACAAGTCGCCGACCGGTGATGTGTCGGTGTTGGCCAACACATCATCCGAGCAGGCAAAGCAGGCCGAGCTCGCTTAA
- a CDS encoding MarR family transcriptional regulator, producing the protein MTDISPSADPLFLREENLRRGIEMMFFAYRDFTGKPDEILSEIGLGRAHHRALYFIGRHPGINVSELLSILRITKQSLSRVLSQLIDQEFVEQQTGVQDRRLRLLHLTDKGKDLEQRLTDVQKQRFAAAFSDAGAEAVEGFRNVLLGMIADEDRARFDEDDPGTPEDPATPLGWNPRSANG; encoded by the coding sequence ATGACTGACATATCTCCATCTGCTGATCCGCTGTTCCTACGGGAGGAAAACCTCCGTCGTGGGATCGAAATGATGTTCTTCGCTTATCGGGACTTCACCGGCAAACCCGATGAAATCCTTAGCGAAATTGGGCTGGGCCGGGCGCATCACCGCGCGCTGTACTTCATTGGCCGCCATCCGGGCATCAATGTGTCAGAGCTGCTATCGATTCTGCGCATAACGAAACAATCCCTGTCCCGGGTGCTTAGCCAGCTGATTGACCAAGAGTTCGTTGAGCAACAGACCGGGGTGCAAGACCGCCGCCTGCGCCTGCTGCACCTGACCGATAAAGGTAAGGATTTGGAGCAGCGCCTGACCGATGTGCAAAAGCAGCGTTTCGCCGCCGCCTTCAGCGATGCCGGGGCGGAAGCGGTTGAAGGTTTCCGCAATGTCCTGCTTGGCATGATTGCCGATGAGGATCGCGCCCGTTTCGATGAGGATGATCCAGGTACACCTGAAGACCCAGCAACACCGCTGGGTTGGAACCCAAGAAGTGCCAATGGCTGA
- a CDS encoding response regulator transcription factor: MADTATPPPVEPDEATAEAPHILVVDDDKRLRRLLSRYLGENGFRVTVAENAEQARRQFGGLQFDLAVLDVMMPGEDGTDLTAAIRRGDGMSADHQHLPILLLTARAEAEDRIKGLEAGADDYLPKPFEPKELLLRINSILRRSAPPPAPAETVSEGPVRLGRWVFNPDREELIGEDETVRLTQTETKLLRALAKRPGEIVSREELGDGADMGSNTRTIDVQITRLRRKVEVDPKNPRFLMTVRGEGYVLRPGE, translated from the coding sequence ATGGCTGACACCGCCACACCACCGCCAGTAGAACCGGATGAGGCAACCGCAGAGGCGCCGCACATCCTTGTGGTGGATGACGATAAACGCCTGCGCCGGTTGTTAAGCCGGTATCTCGGAGAGAATGGGTTCCGGGTGACCGTGGCAGAGAATGCCGAGCAAGCCCGTCGTCAGTTCGGCGGCCTACAATTCGACCTAGCCGTACTAGATGTGATGATGCCGGGCGAAGATGGCACGGACCTGACGGCCGCCATCCGGCGCGGCGACGGTATGTCTGCCGACCACCAGCACTTGCCCATTCTATTGCTCACCGCCCGGGCGGAAGCAGAGGATCGGATTAAAGGGCTAGAGGCGGGTGCCGATGATTACCTGCCCAAGCCATTTGAGCCGAAGGAACTTCTGCTTCGCATCAACTCGATCCTACGTCGTTCAGCGCCACCACCGGCGCCAGCTGAAACGGTAAGCGAGGGTCCAGTCCGGCTTGGTCGCTGGGTCTTCAACCCGGATCGTGAAGAACTGATCGGTGAGGATGAAACCGTCCGCCTAACCCAGACCGAGACCAAGCTGTTGCGCGCGTTGGCCAAGCGACCAGGCGAAATTGTCTCGCGGGAAGAACTTGGCGATGGGGCTGATATGGGCAGTAATACCCGCACTATCGATGTCCAGATCACCCGCCTACGCCGGAAGGTTGAGGTTGATCCCAAAAACCCGCGCTTCCTGATGACCGTTCGAGGGGAAGGCTATGTCCTCCGCCCTGGCGAATAG
- a CDS encoding HAMP domain-containing protein, producing MSSALANSDKPNNPTKPGDPTPGEFGYYEHALTVRRRPRSWLKKILPRTLFGRALMIIVTPVVLVQMIATIVFYDRHWDTISERLSKAVAGEIALVVGELERDPSPANQQRLFDLAADSTALLFSYTPNATIDPTSPREWWDPYLRRWLNQSIAEKIPYSFRVDPWFAQDWVEISIQLDDGVLRVIAPLRRFFSSTIYVFILWMVGSSVLLFSIAIIFMRNQIRPIRRLAHAAEAFGKGRELPETFKPEGADEVRQAGIAFMVMRDRLIRQIEQRTTMLAGVSHDLRTPLTRMKLQLEMMGDEEEVDDLRSDLTEMATMLEGYLAFARGEGGEDTSNTDLSTMVQEIANDARRQGVEMHERVDPGIRLPVRPMALKRALTNLVTNAGRYGTACWLSLTREPKRVIIAIDDNGPGIPADQREDVFKPFMRLDPSRNVETGGIGLGLTIARDIIRRHGGDILLDESARGGLSITVILPV from the coding sequence ATGTCCTCCGCCCTGGCGAATAGCGATAAGCCCAATAACCCTACAAAGCCTGGCGACCCAACGCCTGGGGAGTTTGGCTATTACGAGCATGCGCTAACGGTTCGGCGGCGCCCCCGATCCTGGCTGAAGAAGATCCTGCCGCGCACGCTGTTTGGGCGTGCCCTAATGATCATCGTGACACCGGTCGTCCTGGTGCAGATGATCGCAACTATCGTCTTCTATGACCGGCACTGGGACACCATCTCTGAGCGTCTCTCAAAAGCCGTTGCGGGTGAGATCGCCCTGGTCGTTGGCGAGCTTGAGCGTGATCCCTCACCGGCAAACCAACAGCGCCTGTTTGACCTGGCGGCTGATAGCACGGCCCTGCTCTTCTCCTACACCCCCAATGCCACCATTGACCCAACATCACCGCGCGAATGGTGGGACCCCTATCTCCGCCGATGGCTGAACCAATCAATTGCCGAGAAGATCCCATACAGCTTCCGGGTCGATCCTTGGTTTGCCCAGGACTGGGTTGAGATCAGCATCCAGCTTGATGATGGCGTCTTGCGGGTCATCGCACCGCTGCGCCGGTTCTTCAGTTCCACCATCTATGTCTTCATCCTTTGGATGGTTGGATCATCGGTGCTGCTGTTCTCAATCGCCATCATCTTCATGCGCAACCAGATCAGACCGATTAGGCGGCTTGCCCATGCGGCAGAGGCCTTCGGTAAAGGCCGCGAACTGCCGGAGACGTTTAAGCCTGAGGGGGCGGATGAAGTTCGCCAGGCTGGTATCGCCTTTATGGTCATGCGCGACCGGCTGATCCGCCAGATCGAACAGCGCACAACGATGCTCGCCGGTGTCTCCCATGACCTTAGGACCCCGCTAACCCGGATGAAGTTGCAGCTTGAGATGATGGGTGATGAGGAAGAGGTCGATGATCTGCGCAGTGACCTCACAGAGATGGCCACAATGCTTGAGGGGTACCTCGCCTTTGCCCGTGGTGAGGGTGGTGAGGACACCAGCAACACCGATCTCTCAACCATGGTTCAAGAGATCGCCAATGATGCCAGGCGCCAGGGCGTGGAGATGCATGAACGCGTTGACCCGGGCATCCGGCTTCCCGTCCGGCCAATGGCATTGAAGCGCGCATTAACCAATCTGGTAACCAATGCGGGCCGCTATGGCACCGCGTGCTGGCTGTCCCTGACCAGAGAACCAAAGCGGGTCATCATTGCGATTGATGACAATGGCCCCGGCATCCCCGCCGATCAGCGTGAGGATGTCTTCAAGCCGTTTATGCGCCTCGACCCATCGCGCAATGTGGAAACCGGCGGCATTGGCCTCGGGCTCACCATCGCTAGGGACATCATCCGCCGCCATGGTGGTGATATCTTGCTGGATGAGAGCGCGCGCGGCGGCCTGTCCATTACCGTGATCTTGCCCGTCTAA
- a CDS encoding site-2 protease family protein has protein sequence MELSDSPYARHTHVAVHQKGAQGTRTHTGHDWLAVLLDRGNAENMLGYRITIFRLYGFDVHVDISWFILSALIMWTLAVNYFPSAYAGLPPETYWHMGIAGLIGLCFSIVMHEIGHALVAHYFKMRIGDITLWIFGGVADMDEERQVPKHELLMALAGPAMSVALAGVFYFGFHVAGGYREQTVISTLAAYLIVVNLALAIFNMIPAFPLDGGRVLRAALWHWRKDRLWATRMAGHAGSALAFLLAVWGTAQVMDGNLLGGLWGFLLAIFITNAAENSIRDATAHSVFTGHPVSRFMRADVVTVTRDLSIEDFINDYVYQHYMKVFPVVENGRLIGQVSVDAIRGTDKGQWPWRTVGDYITAVTHNTIIDPQADAADAIDRMRQSGAASLMVMHDGEFLGLVSLRDLLHLLSMKLRLEPELSARSTGGS, from the coding sequence ATGGAGCTTTCCGATTCCCCATATGCACGCCATACTCATGTCGCGGTGCACCAAAAGGGTGCCCAAGGCACCCGCACCCATACCGGTCATGATTGGCTGGCGGTTCTGCTGGATCGGGGGAATGCCGAGAATATGCTGGGCTATCGGATAACGATTTTCCGCCTCTACGGCTTCGACGTTCATGTCGATATTAGCTGGTTTATTCTCTCTGCCCTAATCATGTGGACCCTGGCGGTGAATTACTTCCCGTCCGCCTATGCTGGCCTGCCGCCAGAAACCTATTGGCATATGGGTATCGCCGGGCTGATCGGCCTCTGCTTCTCCATCGTCATGCATGAAATTGGGCACGCCCTCGTTGCCCATTACTTCAAAATGCGGATCGGCGATATCACGCTTTGGATCTTTGGCGGCGTCGCCGATATGGATGAAGAGCGCCAGGTTCCGAAGCATGAGTTGCTCATGGCCTTAGCTGGTCCCGCCATGTCGGTCGCCTTGGCCGGCGTCTTCTATTTCGGGTTCCATGTTGCTGGTGGATATCGTGAGCAGACGGTGATCAGTACCCTCGCCGCCTATCTCATCGTGGTTAATCTGGCCCTAGCGATCTTCAATATGATCCCGGCCTTTCCGCTCGATGGCGGTCGGGTGTTACGGGCCGCCCTTTGGCATTGGCGTAAGGACCGCTTATGGGCGACCCGAATGGCTGGCCATGCCGGGTCAGCGCTGGCATTCCTGCTGGCCGTCTGGGGGACCGCACAGGTGATGGATGGCAATCTGTTGGGCGGCCTTTGGGGCTTCCTGCTCGCCATCTTCATCACCAACGCCGCTGAGAATAGCATACGCGACGCAACGGCCCATTCGGTCTTTACCGGGCATCCGGTTAGCCGGTTTATGCGCGCCGATGTGGTGACGGTCACCCGCGACCTGTCGATTGAAGACTTCATCAACGACTACGTTTACCAGCACTATATGAAGGTGTTTCCGGTGGTTGAGAATGGGCGCCTAATCGGTCAGGTATCGGTGGACGCCATTCGCGGGACGGATAAGGGCCAATGGCCCTGGCGAACGGTGGGCGACTATATAACCGCCGTTACCCATAATACGATCATCGATCCGCAAGCCGACGCAGCGGACGCCATCGACCGCATGCGCCAGTCCGGCGCGGCAAGCCTAATGGTGATGCATGATGGCGAGTTCTTAGGCCTCGTATCCCTACGTGACCTACTGCACCTACTATCGATGAAACTGCGCCTGGAGCCTGAGTTATCGGCCCGCAGTACCGGTGGTAGCTAA
- a CDS encoding orotate phosphoribosyltransferase encodes MTLIAGLPDRSQIAEVAARTLLEIEAVHFNAEEPFTFTSGKKSPVYIDCRKIIAFPRARQLLMDFAVTTLIRDVGVESFDCIAGGETAGIPFAAWLAERFNLPMCYVRKEPKGFGRMAQIEGDLPEGARTLLVEDLTTDGGSKVRFVDALRQAGAEVNDTFVIFHYGIFDASLNTMAELEIKLHSLTTWWDVLKVAKEEKYLDSNTVKTVEAFLKKPVTWSAEHGGKTD; translated from the coding sequence ATGACCCTTATCGCTGGATTGCCCGACCGCTCGCAGATTGCCGAGGTTGCCGCCCGTACGCTGCTTGAGATTGAAGCGGTGCACTTCAACGCTGAAGAGCCCTTCACCTTCACCTCAGGTAAGAAGAGCCCGGTCTACATCGACTGCCGGAAGATCATCGCATTCCCGCGCGCTCGTCAGCTGCTGATGGACTTTGCCGTCACCACGCTTATCCGCGATGTGGGCGTTGAGAGCTTTGATTGCATTGCTGGTGGTGAGACCGCCGGTATCCCGTTCGCCGCTTGGCTGGCTGAGCGGTTCAATCTGCCGATGTGCTATGTGCGCAAAGAACCAAAGGGCTTTGGCCGGATGGCGCAGATTGAGGGTGATCTGCCAGAGGGGGCTCGCACTCTACTTGTGGAAGACCTCACCACCGATGGTGGTTCTAAGGTTCGGTTCGTCGATGCGCTGCGCCAAGCGGGCGCTGAGGTTAACGACACCTTCGTTATCTTCCATTACGGCATCTTTGACGCCAGCCTGAACACCATGGCTGAGCTTGAGATTAAGCTCCACTCACTTACCACCTGGTGGGATGTGCTGAAGGTTGCGAAGGAAGAGAAGTATCTCGACAGCAATACGGTTAAGACCGTTGAGGCCTTCTTGAAAAAGCCTGTGACCTGGTCAGCTGAGCATGGCGGCAAAACCGACTAA
- a CDS encoding TRAP transporter large permease subunit — MLEQYEIIVIVMLSAFILTLFTGFPVAWLLGGLSFIFAGIGVYGAEFYDLDTYFMNDWSRFGSIVDRVWSLMENWVLVALPMFIFMGLMLERSGIAENLMQKFIQVFGRFRGGLALAVVIIGILLAASTGIVGASVVLLAVLSMPIMLQQNYSKAFSSGVCASAGTLGILIPPSIMLVIMADQLSLSVGNLFMGALVPGVMLGLLYITYILVAANIKPNLAPAPTGLPPITGKLIFETLLAVVPPIVLILAVLGSIFFGIATPTEASGIGAFGATVLAFANKKLNWKVIDEVGRQTMLTTAFIFGIFLGASAFALAMRWLGGDAFIEHVLTSLPLPDVGIVVFILFLAFLAGFFLDWLEITLIFLPLMAPVVAGLDLDVLGLGGEDQLYWFVVLFAVSLQTSFLTPPVGFSLFYLKGVVPPGVTTMDIYKGIIPFVLLQLTAIALVFFFPDLVLWLPEVAYG; from the coding sequence ATGCTAGAGCAGTACGAAATCATTGTGATCGTGATGTTGAGCGCGTTCATCCTGACGCTCTTCACCGGTTTTCCAGTTGCTTGGCTGCTGGGTGGTTTGTCGTTCATCTTCGCCGGTATCGGTGTTTATGGCGCTGAGTTCTACGACCTCGACACCTATTTCATGAATGATTGGTCGCGCTTTGGCTCGATCGTCGACAGGGTTTGGTCGTTGATGGAGAACTGGGTTCTCGTCGCCTTGCCCATGTTCATCTTCATGGGCTTGATGCTTGAGCGATCGGGCATCGCCGAGAACCTGATGCAAAAGTTCATTCAGGTTTTTGGCCGGTTCCGCGGTGGCCTGGCACTTGCCGTGGTGATCATCGGTATCCTGCTTGCCGCCTCTACCGGCATCGTTGGCGCCTCGGTGGTTCTGCTGGCCGTGCTGTCCATGCCGATCATGCTGCAGCAGAACTATTCCAAGGCGTTCTCATCTGGCGTCTGTGCCTCGGCTGGTACGCTGGGCATTCTGATCCCGCCATCGATTATGCTGGTGATCATGGCCGACCAGCTGTCACTGTCGGTTGGTAACCTCTTCATGGGGGCGCTGGTTCCAGGCGTTATGCTGGGCCTGCTCTACATCACCTATATCCTGGTGGCCGCGAACATTAAGCCGAACCTGGCGCCGGCCCCGACCGGCCTGCCACCGATTACTGGCAAGCTGATCTTTGAGACCCTGCTGGCCGTTGTGCCGCCGATTGTTCTGATTTTGGCGGTTCTTGGCTCGATCTTCTTCGGTATCGCAACACCGACCGAGGCGTCGGGTATTGGTGCCTTTGGCGCGACCGTGCTCGCCTTCGCCAATAAGAAACTAAATTGGAAGGTGATTGATGAGGTTGGGCGGCAGACCATGCTGACCACGGCCTTCATCTTCGGCATTTTCCTCGGCGCTAGCGCCTTTGCGTTGGCCATGCGTTGGCTCGGCGGTGATGCGTTCATTGAGCACGTGCTGACCAGCCTGCCGCTGCCAGATGTCGGCATCGTCGTGTTCATCCTGTTCCTGGCATTCCTGGCCGGTTTCTTCCTTGATTGGCTTGAGATCACCTTGATCTTCCTGCCGCTCATGGCGCCGGTTGTGGCTGGCCTGGACCTCGATGTGCTCGGCCTTGGTGGCGAGGATCAGCTGTACTGGTTCGTGGTTTTGTTTGCGGTCAGTTTGCAGACATCGTTCCTAACACCGCCGGTGGGCTTCTCGCTGTTCTATCTCAAGGGGGTGGTGCCCCCTGGAGTGACGACCATGGACATCTATAAGGGCATTATCCCCTTCGTCCTGTTGCAGCTGACAGCGATTGCTTTGGTCTTCTTCTTCCCCGACTTGGTGCTGTGGTTACCTGAAGTCGCTTATGGCTAG
- a CDS encoding TRAP transporter small permease subunit, with product MVSRFLDGLIDRIGHLASWIWIILVGVIIFQVILRYVFNQGSIMLEEIQWHMYAVGFMIGLSYAIVHDRHVRIDIVYEKFPPLAKAWVDAIGILVLLLPFLIFVFWNAFAFVESSYESNEVSIAPDGLPYRWAIKSFIIIGFGLMILAALSRWTRAAAYIIGWRATPGTPATPHANDPPANPKDPIPHEHDGEFG from the coding sequence ATGGTTTCGCGTTTTCTCGATGGGTTGATTGACCGGATCGGTCATCTCGCCTCGTGGATTTGGATCATCCTCGTCGGTGTGATCATCTTCCAGGTGATCCTGCGTTACGTTTTTAACCAGGGCTCAATCATGCTGGAGGAGATCCAATGGCACATGTATGCCGTTGGTTTCATGATCGGGCTTTCCTACGCCATCGTTCATGACCGGCATGTCCGGATTGATATCGTTTATGAGAAGTTTCCGCCGCTGGCCAAAGCATGGGTCGATGCGATCGGTATTCTTGTGCTGCTGCTACCATTCCTGATCTTTGTGTTCTGGAATGCTTTTGCTTTCGTTGAGTCATCCTACGAATCCAACGAGGTCTCGATTGCCCCTGACGGCTTGCCTTACCGTTGGGCGATTAAGAGTTTCATCATCATTGGCTTTGGCCTGATGATCTTGGCCGCGCTGTCCCGTTGGACCCGTGCTGCGGCCTATATCATTGGTTGGCGCGCGACACCGGGTACCCCGGCAACGCCCCATGCCAATGACCCGCCCGCCAATCCTAAAGACCCCATTCCCCACGAACATGATGGGGAGTTCGGTTAA